A region of the Tachyglossus aculeatus isolate mTacAcu1 chromosome 9, mTacAcu1.pri, whole genome shotgun sequence genome:
CACGTAGAACATTTTGACACCTGATAATATGACATTAAACTAAAGTCAGATCTGACTAGAACACCTCTTCACCCTTTGTTATTGAGTGTTCCTCCCCTGTAATAGGTTTGTAAACCTCATTTTCATTGTTCTTTTCATCACTGAGAGTACTCAAGTAATGTgtctcctcccccaacctccatGTCTCATGACAACCTCTAATTCTGGATGTTCAGGAAAACACAACCTAAAACAGCTGTTTTAAAAAACACAAAAGTATCCAGCTAGTGGAATTCCTAACTAATCCAGTGGTACATTCCTCGTAACAAAGTTTTCCCTTCTGCACAGGAAACCGTTGTTTGGATTATTTCAATATAATCCCAATATGCTTGGCCTGGAGTCACTTCCTGATCCCTCAGATACTTGGGAGATTATAGAGACTATTGGCAAGGGCACTTATGGAAAAGTCTATAAGGTATCTAATAAGAAAGATGGAAGCCTGGCAGCAGTAAAAATCCTGGATCCTATCAGTgtaagtagtaatagcaataaaagtaagaataaaaaaaaaacctgtaatGATTTGCATTTACAACCTTTGTGCTCAATTCACTTATTCTCATAACTCTTGCATAGGTGTATATTTTCATAAAACTTAGGTCTTATAGCATTTGAGTGGTGGAATCATGAATTAATCCTCTAGCTCTCACTTTCTACCCATATGACTCTAAAGTAAGACTTAATaactttgttttgttaatatttttgtccTGCTCCAGGCTATTGGAAAATGCTAAATTTGAAATATGACTTTTTTTTAAGCCAAGTTTTGTAACCTTTATAAAGTTTGTATTCATTGCATAGGTTAATGCTGTTAACAAATGGGCCTGGTTCAGTTTGAATGCAAATGTCACCTATGTTGAgcaggttgattttttttaaattttgatgATGTAAATGTTGAAAATTAATTACTAAGTATTTTTCTTGCTAAAATGTACTGAGGGATTAATGCTGCATCCTTTATGCATGAGGAGTCGGCATCCTTTTGAACAAAACAGGTGACTCTTTTGATGACAGGTGTTTGAATTTTAGAGGGAAAAAACCTATAAAAAGTGGTAACATTAATGTAAGATTTTAATCAGGTTTTGAGATTTGAAAGTGTTTTTAAGACACTGCAACAGTgacgacattaaaaaaaaaagaaaacttgctTCAGTATATCTTTCTTTCTGATTGTCAGTGCATTTGTCGTGGTATAAGGACTTAATTCAGCAtgcatttttttcctctatttaggatatggatgaggaaattgaagcagaaTACAACATTTTGCAGTTTCTTCCTAATCATCCAAATGTCGTAAAGTTTTATGGGATGTTTTACAAAGCAGACCAATATGTGGGAGGACAGCTGTGGCTTGTTCTAGAGGTAAGAAACATGTTAATGTTAATTCAATGCAAAAAAGACATATAGGGTCTGATACCGATGAAGTAGCCCTAGTTGCCTTGGGGGTACCCCACAGTCCTGAATGGCACAAGCACCTTTGTCAGATTGTGCTTTTTTAGATCTTTATAATTTTTCTTTTGGCTATTTTTTGATAATTCTCCCTCTGTGCATGTTCCGGAGGAAGGTTGGGAGGAACCCGCACTCTGAGGAATTCCTGAAAGGCAAAGCAGTGTTTTGATTCCCAATTTTGCCAGATTGTTATGAACCTAAGGGAAAATAGCTTATGAAaataaagtttaaaaaaaaaactaaatttAAAGGCTTGCTATTAAGCCCTGCCAATCATTTTCAGAACTCAACTGGTTTGTCCTGCAAAATTTCCATTGGTTCTGCGCCTATTTACCACTGTTGTCTCCTTGTCTTTTCCTTCCGCACATTCTATGCCCCCTTTCTACTGTTTCCAATGCCCCAAATTTCCAGGTCTTCCAATTGTGAGAAGTAAAATACCAGTAATCATAGAAGTTTCTAGTATCATATCGGTCCTGGAGAGGGGACTGACCAGATGAAAACTGAACAGTCCAGAGTAaaaccatatcaatcaatcgtatttattgagcacttactatgtgcagagcactgtactaaatatacacttgggagagtatatgtgACTGGTGTCCCCTCCAGCTTCTAGGACCATAGGGGACTTTGGGACACTTCTTattcttccccattccccataCTACATGTAGTTATACCAGTCATACAAAACTCGGTCTTGATTTTAACAGATTCCACAAGGCAGATTCAGTGCTGAGGTAACAGTATTGCATTTTGATCACCGTGATTTTCCCTTGTGGAACAgttaagcatgttgtgggcacggaatgtgaccaccaactctgttacattgtattctcccaagcgcttaatatagtgctcttgaacaaagtaaagcactcagtaaatttgattggatTGGCAGGGAGAATGAAGACAACTTCAAGAAAAGCAAGGGCCTTTCCTTTACTCTCAAAGGCACATGCAATGGCAGCACTGaaattttttaaaaggaaaaatggcCAAGTAGGGCCATAGGAGGGGAGAAATGCTTTGCCTGTGTAAGGATGCTGAACTAATGGTGTGGGTGAAAATGCATTTACACATGTTCTAATTTTACCTCTTCCCTCCTTTTGATGTATGGCAGACCATTAATGGGAAGTgctgtgacttttttttctttgtggATCAGACTCTACCGTTGGCAGAGCCTGCCATGGAGTCTGGGCATAGAGATATTGGCTGCTGTCGGGTTTATATTGCCTGCCAGAAGGAACATTGATGAAGTGAGGGTTTGAAATGACTGTAATTTGTTGCCCCCCAGTTATCAAGTGCATCAATCTTGCCTTTTCCAGTCTTTCCTTCCCACAAAGGcaaagtttttgttttttaagacaGTGCTCACCACTGAGGGAAAATACTTCAGTAAATCAATATCAGAGTCTGTAAGTTTGCCTTTTTTTTCTTAACCACAAAATAGTGCCGTGACATTTCAGATTTCATTTGTAGTTACATTTAATGTCCGCTTTTGGTTATATGCTGACATGGATAAATAATCAACCAGAATGATATGAACTCAAGTGAGAACTAGATCATCCTGTACAATTGGAAATGGAGTCTAATTGAGTCAAGCTAGGATTTGTAGGTCTGGTACAGAGTGTTTTTGTAAGCTCTAAATTAAAGTATCCTTGAGTAATCAAATGGCTTGCTTTTCTTTATATTTGTttttgtcctccctcctcctcttcttccctttattTTTGCAGTTGTGTAATGGGGGTTCTGTCACCGAGCTCGTCAAAGACCTGTTGAGGGGTGGCCAGCGATTGGAAGAGTCTGTCATCTCCTACATCTTGTATGGCGCTCTCCTGGTAAGGTTGTTCCTCCCCCTGTGCCATGATAACAGAGGGTGCAGTTAAACCAACTCATATACTCTCCACTCTCCTAATGGTTATAATAATGCTGGCTATTACAGTGGCAGAGGGTGTACCTAACTTGTGATCCTTTAGACAGATGTTTCCATAGTGCAAATGCAAATTGTCGTCATTAAGCTTCTTAATAACAGTGTGAGTTTTAATAATTAGGATGTAAACTCTTTTTCCTTGTTGATTGTTTGACATGCAGGGCCTTCAGCATTTGCACAGCAACCAAATCATCCATCGTGATGTCAAGGGGAAtaacattcttctgacaacagAAGGAGGAGTTAAGCTCGTTGACTTTGGTAATGACTGCTTGCCATTTGTTTTGTTGATGTGTGCAGTATAGCCAAAGGCGACAATTTATGTTGTCCCAGAAGATCCAGGCGTTTCTCGGATGTCTTAGGCTCTGTGGCTTTTCCAGGGAGAAGTATATGTTACCCAGGAGACGGTTGAGCAGATGGAGCACCCTAGGAAATGCTGTAAGATAATCCATTCTGGGTTTTAAAAATTCCTATTAAGAATAAGAATAGAAATGTTCGAAGGATACATTTTGTTGATAAACTCTTCGGTATTCTGGTAAAATATGTTTCTTAGAGCAATTGCCTTTAATTTAAATTTTGACATTTCTTCTCTTGCATATTAAAGGAAGCAGTTTGGTCTCTAAATGACTTTCACTAGCCTTAGGCACATTTGCTCCCAGTGAGCAGAAGGAGAAGTGGTCCTGTGGGTCCAAAAACTAACAGATCCATTTCATTTGTGATTATAGTCGTTAAATATGTGGTTGGTTGAACTAGAACCATTGATTTGAGTTGGAAATAGTGAGCGGTAGTGCTTTGTGCTTTCAGAAAGCTATTAAGTATCTCCTGCGACCCTTACGTTGATATCTGTATCTAACAATCCATTCTGTATTGTTTTAGTTATCTCCAGGCATATAGTGGAGATAAAAGTACTAATTCATCTCACAGCATAATTGAGGAGAGTAGTGGATAAAAATCATGGTGAAATACTTCAATcaaggaatggcatttattgagcgcaaggaTTAAATAGATGAAATATATTAAACCTCCGTTCCCAGGGCACTTCAAAAAgcgaaagaaggaaggaaggttgACCAGGATGGGGATCCTAGAGCTACAAAAGCCCAGTTATGCATGGCTGAATTTATTTCCTATACAGAATAATGTCCTGTTCTAATTTTAGAATTGGAAATCATGTTAAAGGAAATTTGATTAGAGTTTAAAAACCTCAAACTAAGATTTAAACCAGAATGCCCAAAATTGATCACCAAGCCCTGTTTCTCTGGCCTCCATTCCTGCAAAGTTAATCaggtgcacttgggtctgtgtccCTTAAGTGCTAGAcagtcacccctcccttagccccacaacccttatgttAGTATCCTTACATtttcatttcctctatctgtaatttatattagtatctgttgccctccccaccccccactagactgtaagctcctggtgggcagcaatttggtccaccaactctactgtattttccaagcatttgatagtgctttgcagagtaagtgctcaataagtgccattgattgtgTGATAAAAATACTTCTGACCATGTAGAGCCTGCTTTTAAGAGCTGGAGGAAGACACTACCTCACTCTGTCAGAGCATTGGAAGGAGAGAGTGActttttttgagggtttttttcccgCCTgtacccctccatcccccaagaCAACTTTGAGTTATTGGATCCCCCAGAGCAGACCCTTACTGTTGTAAAAATGGAGTGAGTCTTTCCTTTTGCTTCATGGAGGGTGAAGTTTTTCCTCATCCCTTCCCTGCTATTTCTTGTGAGGTCTGACTGAAGAATTTGAGAGCATCCTCCTCTTAACCCAGAGACTGGCTGTATTCCAGTCATGCAACAAAAGTATGCCAGAATTGACATGACTTGGCCTCATTCTCAGTCAGAAGGCTTTACCTCCAGTTTTTTCATTTCCATTAAACccctttttaaattatttttgttgGAAGCTGTTAACTGCATACCTCAAACTTGAGCAGGACTTTTGTAAAATAGCCTCGGGTTATTTTGTTTGCATTTTGATAAGcccttttgtcattttttttagaGAGAACCCATTTGGGTTCTGTTTGGATATAGTAATTCAGTTGTTAATAATTTTAGGTTCACCTTCAGATCTCAGATCTTCAGTTTGTGGGACTGCCAACAAACATGCATTTGTGGTATGTCTACTATTTTAGCTGTAGGTTGGATAGATTCTTTTTTGCTAGTGTAGTAAATCCATATGTTGCTGTATGCTTCTGCTGATGTGGGTAACAGGTAGAGAGAAGGAGCTGGAGCCCAAGATGCTTAAATCATGAATGAAATCATTGAAAATTCCCCAGTCTTCAACAACAATCTTAAATTCAAAACTAAAATGTTTTGGTCAGTCTGTCCAATCATTTGGCCAATAAAGCTTCCTTGTCTGTTGCCCAGTTATCTGAGCCAATTCGACCCCATCTagattcatagactgtgagcccctcgatggactgggtccatgtctaattcctacctgaatacactttcccagtgcttagcactgtgctctgcacacagtaagcacataataagtactgtcTTTACTATTCCTTAATGTTTCTGTCTCTGAGGTAGAAATTTACGCTTAGAGGTAGAAGTCATATATGTGCAAATGAAAATTGTGAGtctctcttccaagagctctGTCTGATTCTTTCCTGTGATTTTTGCAGGAGTAGTCATCGGGAAAATCCCCTTACCTGGTGACTTAACTAGAGCTGGGAATGACTTGAGGGACAATTCTGTTATTTGCAATTTACAGACTTCTCTCAATTATAGGAGTTTCAGCCCAACTCACGAGTACTCGGCTGCGGAGAAACACGTCAGTTGGCACGCCGTTTTGGATGGCACCCGAGGTAAGCACAGTTTCTATGCCACTGGCATATCTGCAGAGGCATGTGTGTATTTGGAGGGAATCTTTCGAAGGTAACAAACCTAATGTGAATGACTgaacg
Encoded here:
- the MYO3B gene encoding myosin-IIIb isoform X1, translated to MLGLESLPDPSDTWEIIETIGKGTYGKVYKVSNKKDGSLAAVKILDPISDMDEEIEAEYNILQFLPNHPNVVKFYGMFYKADQYVGGQLWLVLELCNGGSVTELVKDLLRGGQRLEESVISYILYGALLGLQHLHSNQIIHRDVKGNNILLTTEGGVKLVDFGVSAQLTSTRLRRNTSVGTPFWMAPEVIACEQQYDYSYDARCDVWSLGITAIELGDGDPPLFDMHPVKTLFKIPRNIWEHHQCQ